aaacttaaaaaaaaaccaCCATTGCTTCAGGCTTCTCTCTAAGGTCAGCGTCAGCTCGTCACGCTCCCAGCCTTACATATATGTGTACTAAGTGCCGCATGAGGGGAGCACAGTCTATCATTTTAAGtaacgaataaataaatagaaaagaaatctacacacaaaaaaacaaaatactatcATTGTGTCAGACTGCTTCCCGTCTCCTGCTCCAcggcctcccctcacccccccccccctctcactctGCCGCCCCCCTCACTCCTCGCTTCCGGTGAGTCGCGTGGCGTGGGAGCGGTGGGCCGCGTGTGGGAACTCTCCCACACGCCAGCtctccctcacacgcctccccttccccccacatcCCCTCCAGCCAGTCACCCCATCACACCTCGTTCCCGCACTCCTCAACTCGTCCCCTACTTTCTTCCTGTATATCACTattattgcattattattattattattattattattattattattattattattattattattattgttgttgttgttgttgttgtacacacacacacacacacacacacacacacacacacacacacacacacacttttgctttactttctctGCTTCAGCCTCTCAAAAGTAAATATTTATGTCTTGCCCGTACCCTGTAAATATCTGTCCTGCCCGTGTCCTGTAAATATCCGCCCTTCCTGCGTCCTGTATATCTGTCTGCCCGTGCCCTGTATATATGTGTCCTGCCTGTGCCCAGTATAAACCTGTCCTGCCCGTGCCCTGTAAATGTCAGTCCCCCCTGTGCCCTGTAAATACCTGTCCTGCCTGTGTAAATATCTGTCCTGCCCCTTTTAACATTTGTCCTGCAtgtgttaacctggtagctgcagggatcatgtttcttaaaggcccctctaagcgagaataatgagaaaaaatcatcactcacgcaaaccatttcataatatatatcaacgcatttatggtcagtttatgcatcatctattttgaggggtttatatcatggcaaaaatgtggcccgtcgctggtacacggtaaagccacaaatttggcccgtcgcttctaccggGTTAATATATATTTGTCCTGCCCGTGTCCAGTCGTCACATGCCTGGCGGGGGACGGACTCACTCATCACGGCTGGGTGTTGGgcagggttaccaaattatcgtattcaggcactcagcacatcgtattttccggtttctgagtcacagTTATCGCAAACAAATGCCAATAAGTAATGattttaacgagaactttaactggaatttcgttatctgtgtgggtaggaaaatTTTGaaccctggaactgataaatgcgatgttttgagtacgataatttggcaacgctggtgttgCGTTTCAAGGAGTCAATTTCTCGGTGATGTGATTGAAAGAGAGGCAGCGTCTGGTGAGGCGGGACGGGGCGGCGCAAGGACATCCACGGACCATGGGAGCCCAGAGATCACTTTCCCACGACACATGCTCCAGCAGCGCACTCCTCCAAGTCCACCTAccagaacgtgtgtgtgtgtgtgtgtgtgtttggtctctCATTTGTATTGTTATAGGACCAATTCAAGCTTCGATGTCTCTCTCGCATTTTATCTTTTGCAATTCCTTAAATTTCTGTCTAATTTtgacgcatgtgtgtgtgtgtgtgtgtgtgtgtgtgtgtgtgtgtgtgtgtgtgtgtgtgtgtgtgttcccaagaCCTCCTCTTCACACACTCGCACGACACGCGGAAGGGTTTCTTAGCGTCGCCTCGTCCCGCCATGCGTTCCCCTGCAGCACCTGACGTCGCGTGGCcctccctgccgccgccgccgccacacctcGCGTGAGCTTATTCATCGCTATCATACTTTTTCCAGCGTCTTCTGAGTGTCGGGAGCCATAAATCGCTGCGCCGGCGTCTTGTTCCCACGCTGCGGACCGGCTGTTGCGGGCTGCGATttaagtaattattttttttttctctacggtTTTCTTGTGATGCCTTGGGAAGCAGAGATTTTACTAAGGCTATACCTTTATTCCTTAGTTTTTAATGTTTTATATGTACGTGGCAAGATATGCTTAAGCTCTGTATATCTTTGTCTTGACAGCTTGGTCTTGACATGTGGGTTGACTTTAGCCTGATACAAAAAAGTTCAGCTGAGAGGCATCGTGTGCCCAAGAAACGCCAGGAAATGATACACGGAATCTTCTGTACCTTGTATACCTTGTGTAGCTACATGCACTACGAAGTCATCGAGACAAGCCGAAGAAATAACAGTGCATGAAGCAAGAAATGGGAGCACCGCGAAGTTTATTGTGAGGTAAAGCTCAGGGAGGGACAAGGGCAGGATGGAACTGTGACAAATCAGGGTGCTGCATATCCTTGGGGCGAGGATATGAAATGATAAGGAGCACAGCGTCCCGGCaacagaggcggcggcggcagcagcagttCCCGTGTGTCTGTCGCCGGTTCCCACACATTCTCGCACATTAACTGGCTGTGGCGTCTTGGGCGGAAGCGGCGGCCCACTACCAAGATTGTACCGCGGGGAGCAAAGGAAGGGAGTATTGTACCGAGGGGGGGTAAGTAGGGGGAAGGGAGCATTGTACGTGGAGCAGGGGAAGGCAACAGGGAAGGGATCATTTCATTGCATTGCAAGTAGCAGGGGAAGAGGGTTGTACCGCGAGgagcagagagggaggggaatggagaaggggtgagaagggaggaggggaaaggagccGGGGTGACGAGTGTTTCCGAGGGGGGCACGAATCATGAGTAATCATGAGTAATCATGAGGTTGAGTAATAATGACACAAATATATGAAGAACAATCAACTTTATTGATAACAATGgagatatttttttccctttatagtCCACATGCTTTCTTTTCACAATATTTCCCGCGGATACTGTGTGTACTAAAGGACTACATTGTGTAGCGGTTAGAACGCCTAGCTACGTATCAGCGGACGCGGGTTCGATTCCGGCCGGTCAGTCAGCGCGTAGACCCCACAACTGTTCGAGGAAACCCGGGTAAGGTAAATTATGGTACCCAGGATGTCTTAACTTGACCTTTATCCCGGGGTAATGTGTCCACCCCCACCACAGGCTCATAGGCCAAATACATAATAACTGCGAGGGGCGACGTTACTCGCAGCTCAGCGTATGCtctcaaatttacctttatttaccAGCCTGATGCATGACCAAGCTTCATACGAAATTTCTAGGTCACCCTTCCGGTCGTGAAGTCACCATGGGCGCCACGGGTTTGAGGGGCCGGGAGGAAGACGTTGGGGGAGAGGATAAGGGGCAGGGCGGGACCATGGGAGCGCGGAGAGGACCTTCAGGTGGGCTTGAGGGACAGATTTTTTAGGGCGGTCTGTGGCGAGGTCTAGGGGCTCCTTACTTGGTGGTGCGACGAGGGCTGGGGCGTGCTGAGGTAAAGCTTGGTTGGCCAGGGCACCGCTTCCAGAGGGGGGCgaagagggacaagaggaagaggaaggagcaaaagaggaggaaggggctgtAGGAGGGGACATGAGAGGTGGCACAGAAGGTGAGGGCTGCTGAGATACCGCTGGCAAGGTTGGAGTGGGTCGTACTATGGTGGGGGAAGACCAAAGGGGCGCAGAGAGCACTGGCGGAGACGTGGCGCTTGAGAGTCTGACGGACACTTGGAAGCCAAGGGGGACTGCCCTTGAAGACGAAACTCTGTCTGGGGACTCAGAACACAGAGTGGCAGGTTCACACAGCTGACGGTCACCGACTGAGACGGTGGAAGCTGTGACGTGATTTTGTTTCACAGAGGTTACTGCCTGTGTACAGGCGTCGCTGACGTCTTTCTGGACATGGTGTGTGGTAGATGTGGGTGACGTCACAGTGTCCCTCAGCGGCGTCAAGGTGCTACTTGCCAGCGGAAAGGTTTGGGGGGCAAAGATGCTACTGGAGTTAACGATGGAGGCTGCTTCATGAGAGCTCGTATCAGTCCTAGGCAAGGTCACGATGACGTTTTTAGGAAGTTGGTAGTTCATAGGCACTAATACACTTCCCGAATTAGTAATTACTAAATCGGGAGCGGTATGAGGTTTAGTGGTGGCTGGAAGAGTCGACTGAGTGGCCGTGGGGGGCTGAGGGAACTGCGGGAGCTCTGAGGACGAGGCCAAAACTTGCGTTGTTTGCTGCGGCACGAGTCTGGCGGGTACGAAAGCCACACTTGTGCCACTCGCCAGACTGGTGGTGACGGCCGGCACAGCAGCGGATCccgagaaaaggggaggaggtggacttCTACACAAGGGGGCACTTGGCGCTCCGAGGGTTTGAGTGACATTACGACTGGCGTCCGTGGTGGAGGTGACGGCTGAGACGTCTGGACGCGATGCAGCCGGGGGAGCCACGGTCACGAcgcctccacccaccaccacgctGGCCCCGGGGAGCTGACCCACCCCGGGGACGCAGGTGAGGGAGGACGTGACGGTGTTGAGGTGAGAAATGAGTCTGTGGTGCAGGTCATGAGGCACTCCACTCAGGCCTGCCAGGTATCGCGTCACCTCCACGGCACAGTGGATGAAGCCAGCGCGGTACTTGGTCCTTCCGTCGCTACCGAGACTCCTCCCGCCGCTCATTAGCCGAGCCCCTCCGCCCAGCCTGCAGCCTACGCCCTCGTGGCGGTGGAGGGCCTGCACGTGCCTCACCGTCATTTCCAGGATGTCCGCCTTCTCCAGCTTACTGTAGCGGGATGGCTGGGGAGACGTGAACTAGATTACTCAGGATGAAGCCATCATTCTAAGAGCCATATATGTAATTTGCATCTGAATTTGTATACTCACTTATCTATTTGTTATCCATGTTTTactaacaaaaataaaagacTCACGTCCTTCTTCATGCCCTCAAGCACCAGGGACTTGAGGTCGTTGAGGCAGCGGTTGATCCTCTGACGGCGCTTCTTCTCCATCAGCGGCTTGTTGCTCTGCGGGGGAAGGAAAGCCAAAATAGAACTCGTCAGATTTGTGCCcgatagttattttttttttttttacttttagtaATTTCAAGTCTCAAAAAATTTACACCAGAATCTCAAAAGCGAATATCTATTTTACGCTTTTGAAATTCCTGGATATTGAATAGAATGAAATTAATACACATGCTCATTGAAAATGAGATCATGTGGGATTTCTAGTCAATATAtactgagaggaaaggaagacacagcAATGGGTCAGTTATTAGGGTGGATGGTAGTAATTTTAGCCTAAATTAAACTAAAAGCAATACTACGTGAATTTGTTTGAAACGAGGGTGGACGGTTTATTGTGAAGGATTAGTCCTGAGGAACAGCAGGCCGTGTTGCCGTGTTGCAATTTGTTCCCTCTCGGTGccgtgcatttttttttctttcaaaaatacttttccatctcttcaccaATGTACTAGACCCCGCAACTTTTATAATGGTATCACTTGTTTTGGGGCGAAAATGGATGGTTTATCATGCTGACACTGcattgaggaaaaaaataacaagacacGGTTGTCTACTTGAACTTGACAATGCTTAATAGGAAGGTAAGACGTTACACTATTCCTCTAATACCTATATGTGACATCAACGGACTGTATGGTAAAATCAAATGTCGCCATGTGTCAGCTCCGAGATCCGCAGACGCACGAATG
This genomic interval from Eriocheir sinensis breed Jianghai 21 chromosome 41, ASM2467909v1, whole genome shotgun sequence contains the following:
- the LOC127009684 gene encoding protein deadpan-like: MCTAMDSPPCSNETQEDILSKIDSRKSNKPLMEKKRRQRINRCLNDLKSLVLEGMKKDPSRYSKLEKADILEMTVRHVQALHRHEGVGCRLGGGARLMSGGRSLGSDGRTKYRAGFIHCAVEVTRYLAGLSGVPHDLHHRLISHLNTVTSSLTCVPGVGQLPGASVVVGGGVVTVAPPAASRPDVSAVTSTTDASRNVTQTLGAPSAPLCRSPPPPLFSGSAAVPAVTTSLASGTSVAFVPARLVPQQTTQVLASSSELPQFPQPPTATQSTLPATTKPHTAPDLVITNSGSVLVPMNYQLPKNVIVTLPRTDTSSHEAASIVNSSSIFAPQTFPLASSTLTPLRDTVTSPTSTTHHVQKDVSDACTQAVTSVKQNHVTASTVSVGDRQLCEPATLCSESPDRVSSSRAVPLGFQVSVRLSSATSPPVLSAPLWSSPTIVRPTPTLPAVSQQPSPSVPPLMSPPTAPSSSFAPSSSSCPSSPPSGSGALANQALPQHAPALVAPPSKEPLDLATDRPKKSVPQAHLKVLSALPWSRPAPYPLPQRLPPGPSNPWRPW